Proteins from a single region of Sediminitomix flava:
- a CDS encoding Mpo1 family 2-hydroxy fatty acid dioxygenase — MKSMQQWLDEYGESHKNPTNKLIHWICVPAIFFCVLALFSEIPSDMLKNLFPAAYQPYIHWGTVVVILGLLFYLRISVTMFLGMAAVSSLCLYGIKVLNVWGVIPVWQIALIVFVAAWIGQFYGHKVEGKKPSFFKDLQFLMIGPAWLLGFIYKKIGISY; from the coding sequence ATGAAATCAATGCAACAATGGCTAGATGAATATGGAGAAAGCCATAAAAATCCGACGAATAAATTGATTCATTGGATTTGTGTACCAGCCATCTTTTTTTGTGTATTGGCACTCTTTTCTGAAATTCCATCAGATATGTTAAAGAACTTATTTCCTGCTGCATATCAACCCTACATCCACTGGGGAACAGTAGTTGTTATTTTAGGTCTCTTATTTTATTTGAGAATTTCTGTAACAATGTTTTTAGGAATGGCGGCTGTATCAAGCCTTTGTCTTTATGGAATTAAAGTCCTAAATGTATGGGGAGTTATTCCTGTTTGGCAAATTGCACTGATCGTATTTGTTGCAGCTTGGATTGGTCAATTCTACGGACATAAAGTGGAAGGAAAAAAACCTTCATTCTTCAAAGACTTGCAATTTCTGATGATTGGTCCAGCTTGGTTATTGGGCTTCATCTACAAGAAAATAGGAATAAGCTACTAA
- a CDS encoding PfkB family carbohydrate kinase has product MSIITVGTVAYDAIETPFGKTDKIVGGAATYIALAASYYVKPVDIVAVVGDDFSKEYIDMFHEKNIRTEGLQVKEGEKSFFWSGRYHNDMNSRDTLATELNVLADFDPVIPEAYQGADYVMLGNLTPAVQKSVIERLEKRPKLIVMDTMNFWMDTALEELIETIGMVDVLSINDEEARQLSGEYSLVKAAKKILAMGPKYLIIKKGEHGALLFNNDQVFFAPALPLEEVFDPTGAGDTFAGGFIGYLAHSDDTSFENMKRAVIYGSAMASFCVEKFGTERLENLTENEIKDRVQQFRDLVQLEGSF; this is encoded by the coding sequence ATGAGTATTATAACCGTAGGAACGGTAGCTTATGATGCTATCGAGACGCCTTTCGGCAAGACTGATAAAATAGTTGGTGGAGCTGCTACATACATTGCTTTGGCAGCATCTTATTATGTGAAACCTGTAGATATCGTGGCTGTAGTTGGTGACGATTTTTCTAAGGAATATATTGATATGTTCCATGAGAAAAACATTCGTACAGAAGGTTTACAAGTGAAAGAAGGGGAGAAGTCTTTCTTCTGGAGTGGACGTTATCACAATGACATGAACTCTCGTGATACATTGGCTACAGAGCTTAATGTATTGGCAGATTTCGATCCTGTAATCCCAGAAGCTTATCAAGGTGCAGATTACGTAATGTTAGGAAACTTGACTCCTGCAGTACAAAAATCTGTCATTGAGCGTTTGGAGAAACGTCCTAAGTTGATTGTAATGGATACAATGAACTTCTGGATGGATACGGCTCTAGAAGAATTGATTGAGACTATCGGTATGGTAGATGTTCTTTCAATCAATGATGAAGAAGCTCGTCAGTTATCTGGAGAGTATTCTTTGGTAAAAGCGGCTAAGAAGATTTTGGCAATGGGACCAAAATATTTGATCATCAAGAAAGGAGAGCATGGTGCTTTACTTTTCAATAATGATCAAGTGTTCTTTGCACCAGCGTTGCCATTGGAAGAAGTGTTTGATCCAACAGGCGCAGGTGATACATTTGCAGGTGGTTTTATCGGCTACTTGGCACACTCTGACGATACTTCTTTCGAGAATATGAAAAGAGCTGTGATCTATGGTTCTGCTATGGCGTCATTCTGTGTTGAGAAATTCGGAACTGAGCGTTTGGAGAACTTGACTGAAAATGAGATCAAAGATCGTGTTCAGCAATTCAGAGATTTGGTACAGTTAGAAGGTTCATTCTAA